The window CCTGGGAATAGTGAGGCCCCGGGGAGAAGTACGCCACCGGGTGATCCTGGCCGCCCACGTGGACACCACGCGCTCTGCGCTGTTCTATCATCCCCGGCGCCTGCACCTCTTCCGGCTCAACCACATCCTCAACATCACCACCAGCGGCGGCCTGCTCTTATTCAGCCTCCTGGCGGCTCTCAGAATTCCCCCTGCCGTAGTATGGTGGCAGGTGCTCAGCCTGCCCCTGGCCGTCATAGCGCTCTACGGCGGGTACGTCCTGCTGCACCGGGAGTTGTTCTGCGACTACATTCCTGGCGCCAACGACAACGCGTCCGGGGTGGCCGTGGCCCTCTCGGTGGGGGAAGCGGTGGCGGCGGAGCCCTTGGAAACCACCGAATTGTGGTGCCTGATCACGGGATGTGAGGAAGTAGGATACGCAGTGGGCATGGATCGCTTCGTCCGCGCCCACATCGGGGAACTCAGGGATGCCGACATCCTGGTGCTGGATTCGGTGGGCGCCGGCCACATCCGCTACCTCACCGGCGAAGGAATCATGGGGTACCTGCCCATGGCTCCCGACTTGGTGAGCCTGGCCGCCGAGGTCGCGGGCACGTTTCCCGAGTGGGACATCCGGGGGACCAGATTCGGCCTGGGCTACACCGACGCCACCCCCGCCCTGATGCGCGGTCTCCGGGCCCTGGCCCTCTTCACCCTGGACGACCGCGGGCTGATCAGGAACTACCACTGGCCTTCCGACACCCTCGAGAACATCGAAGCCGAGACTCTCCGCCGGGTTACCACCTACACCCTGGCCCTTGTCCGCGCCATTGACCGGCGCCGCGCAACCGGCGACAGCACACCGCCGGTCTCCGGAACCAGGCATTCGCATGGAGGAGGAGGCACCTCGTGACGGGAACGCTCATCAACACGGCCACGGTAATCGCGGGAGGCACCGCCGGCACCCTGCTGGGAAACCGGCTCCCCGCCCGGGTGCGGGAGACCGTGATGGACGCCCTGGGGCTCACCACCATTCTCATCGGGCTCAAGATGGCCCTGGAAACCTCCAACGTGCTGCTCCTCTTGGGTAACCTGCTCCTGGGAGGCATCGTGGGGGAACTTCTGGATATCGATGCCGCCCTGAACCGCCTGGCCAGGCGCCTGGAGGAAAGGATCTTCGCCCGCTCCTCCGGGAAAGCAGGTACCGGAGGCCAGTTCGCGCGGGGCTTCGTCACGGCTTCCCTGGTGTTCTGTGTGGGGCCCATGACCATCATGGGTTCCATCCAGGACGGCCTCACCGGCGACTACAGCACTCTGGCCATCAAGGCCATGCTGGATGGATTCGCCGCCCTCGCCTTCGCTTCGTCCCTGGGTATGGGTGTGACCTTCTCCGCCCTGGTGGTACTGGTCTACCAGGGAAGCCTCACTCTGGCGGCTACCTGGGCGCAGGCGATCCTCACGCCTCCCATGGTGGCGGAGATGACCGCCACCGGCGGGCTGCTCATATTCGCCATCGGCCTGGGACTGCTGGAACTAAAGCGCATCCGGGTCGCCAACCTGCTCCCCGCGATCTTCCTGGCCCCGGCGCTGGTCGCCCTGCTCAACTGAATGCTGCTCGCTTAGCTGAGATAAGGGTTGGTCGTCGGCCCTCGTGAACCCCGGCCGCTGACTGCGGGCGTGCCGGGAGGCCAGGTAGGATTCCAGGATGAGGACCGCCGCCGTTTTGTCGATCACCTGACGCCGCCGGCGCCTGCTGAGGTCGGCATGGATCAGCAGGCGCTCGGCCTGGCGGGTGGTGAGGCGCTCGTCTTGCAGGCGCACGGGGAGGCCGGTGGCAGCCTCCAGCCGGCGGGCAAAGTTCTCGGCCTGCTGAGCCTGGGGACCGCGGCTGCCGTCCAGGGAAAGCGGTAACCCCACGACCAGTTCCGTCACACCCCACTCCCGCACCAGGCGAAGCACCTCGCCCAGGTCGTGCTCACGGTTGCGCCTCCGGATCACGCCTATGCCCTGGCCGGTCAGCTCAAGGGGATCGGACACGGCAACCCCGATCGTCTTGCTGCCCACGTCAAGCGCCATAATCCTGCCCAACAGCCGTTCACCATCGAGGATCATACCACGACTGGCGACTGCTGTCACTATCGATCCCCCGCCGGTGACCGGCTCGGGTGCCCACCCCAACGCACCGCCACGCTCGTGCCTGCCAATCGGCATCCTCACCGGCCCCTTACCGCTGCCGCCCGCCGTGCCGGTCGCGGTCGGGAGTGTCGACCCAGCACTGGTATGCCAGGGACACCAGGGGACGGAGCACCCCGGCAGCAGGAACGGCCAGGATCATCCCGGTGAGCCCGCCCAGCCATCCCCCCGCCAGTACCGCCCCCGCCACCACCAGCGGATGCAGGCCCGTGCGCTGCCCCACTATGCGGGGAGTGAGCAGGCCGGCTTCAAGTTGCTGGATCACGACCAGGACCGCCACCACCTTGATCACCATGGCCGGACCCCTGGTCAGGGCCAGCAATACGGCGGGGATGCTTCCCAGGACGGGCCCGAAGTACGGCACCAGGTCCGTCAGTCCCGCCACCAGTCCCAGCAGGAGCGGGAACGGCATTCCCAGCACGAACATGGCCGCTGCCACCAGAAGCCCCACCACGCCTGCTACGATCACCTGCCCGCGGAAGAATCCCCCCACCGCCCTGTCGATCTCCGCTACCGCCCGCCAACCCTTCTCCCCCAGGTGCCAGGGAACCAGGCAGAAAAGCCAGGCCTTGATGGCTTCCAGGTCGCGCAGGAAAAAATAGGCGAGAAATGGCGAGAGAAGAAAGCTCGCCACCACGGGAGCGCTGCTCATGGCACCCCGCACCGCATCCCGGGCGCTGCTCAGCATCGCCGCCTGGGCGGTGAGCACGGCATCGTTCACTGCCGCCCGCAGAGCGGCGGGCAACCAGGGGGCAGCGAAACGTGCCTGCAGACCGGAAACCCACCTGCTGAGGCCGTCCAGGTAGAGGGGAAGCTGGGACGCCGCCATCCCCAACTCCGCCAGGAGCCGGGGCAGGAAACCCAGTAAGAAGGCGGCTGCCGCCGCTGCCATTCCGGCGTATACCGCGGCAATGGCGGCTGTGCGGCCCAGCCCCCGCTTTTGCAGCCACACCACTGCCGGGTTGAGGAGATACACCAGGGCGAGCGCCCCCAGGAAAGGCGGGAGGGTTCGCCTCACCAGGTACAGCAACAGTACCGCCGCCCCGCAGAAGCCCACCAGGGCCAGAGTCCTGCGTCCCACACGGAGCCCGGCCTGCTTTGCCGGAGCCTCTCTCCCGCTCCCGAGAGGATGTCCCTCTATCTCACCACCATCCGCACCGCGCGCGACCGGATGCCTTTCCACGCGCGCCGGATGCCGCGGCGGGCGGCTTCGCCGGCGACGTCGACCAGGCGCCGCCGCGAGATGGCCCGCGTCTCCGGAGTCATGAAGAGCGTGGCTGCGATGCCCAGGATGGACCCGGCCAGCAGGCCTCGCCAAAAACTGCCCACGACTATCACTTCCTCCATCTCAGTCCCCTATGCCCTTATTCACCCTCACCCGTGTGTTCACGTGCCCTCAGGAGTCCGGGCGCGATTCCTCCGCCCGGCGGACACCGGCGAGATCCCTCACCTCTTCCGGCCGCAAATGGACCAGGGTGCCGTCCTCTTGCACGCGGTAGACCTGGATCCCCCGCCGGCCGGCGGAGAACTCCACACAGCATTCCCAGCAATAGTATTGCCCGCTCCCCACCCTCCCGGTGGCCCTGCCACCGCAGACGGGGCACACGACAGTGTACACATTCGTCCTCCTCAAATAGAGTTGAGGGGGGCGAACCCTCGTCAGTTAGTATCCCGCCTCCAACAAAGCTTCATTCCTGCCGTCCGCCCGGCGACAAAGATGGCGGCCCATCCCACCCTGTTCTTTCGCCGCAGGGCTGGGCGATGGTGGCTCCTCCCACCACAGCATCGCCCTGGTAAAACACCACGGCCTGCCCGGGCGCGATGGCCCGCTGCGGCTCCCGGAAATCCACCCTCACGCGTCGCTCTGGCAGCGGCGTCACCAGGGCAGGCAGCGCCGGCCCGCGGTACCTCACCTGCGCTTCCACCTCGAGGGGTCCGTCAGGCCAGTCAAAGGGAATGAAGCGAGCATCCTCGCCCTCCAGGGACCGTCCCAGCAGTTCTGCCTGCCGGCCCACCACCAGAGCGTTCTCCCGGGGGCGGATTTCCACCACGTACCAGGGTCCGGGACGCCGGACGCCCAGACCCCGCCGCTGTCCCACAGTGAAGAAGGCAACGCCGGGGTGCTCACCCAGCACCTCCCCGTCGGTGCTGACGATGGGGCCGGGGGCAAAAACGCGCTCGCCGAGCCGCGAGCGCAGGAATTCGCGGTAGTCGCCGCCAGGGATGAAGCAAACCTCCTGGCTCTCCGGACGCCCCGCAGTCGGAAATCCCCTTTTGCGGGCCATTTCCCGTACCTCGGCCTTGGCCAGGTTCCCCAGGGGCAGGAGCAGGTGGGCCAGCTGTTCCTGATCGAGGTTGTAGAGGACGTAGGACTGGTCTTTCCTGCGGTCCCGGCCCCGCCAGAGCAGGTAGCGACCCGCCGGAGAAGCCAGTACGCGAGCATAGTGCCCCGTAGCCAGAAACTCGCACTCCAGGGCCCGGGCCCGGTCCCACAGGACGCCCAGCTTGATCACGCGGTTACAGACCACACAGGGGTTCGGCGTCCGGCCGGCAAGGTATTCCTGGATGAAGTGCTGCACCACAAGGCGCTCAAACTCCTCGCGCATGTCGAGCACGTAGTAGGGGATACCCAGGCGCGCCGCCACCTGGCGAGCTCCTTCAGCCGCCTCGAGGGAACAGCATACCTTCTCCACGCCGGCCTCCTCTCCCGGGAGCTTCATGGTGATGCCCACCACGGAGAAGCCGGCCTCAACCAGCAAAGCGGCGGCGACCGAACTGTCGACGCCGCCGCTCATGGCCACCAGCACCCGATCCCCGTCAGCTCGCCTGTTCACCCTCCGCCTCGTCGCCTCCAGCTCTTCCTCGGGCCATCTCGTTGCCGTCAGTGCTATCGCCCGTTGACTTATGGCTGTCGCCGTCGTCGCCCTCGCCCGCGGGCCGGACTGCACCATCGGTCTTCTGACCGTCACCGCGCGACAGGTAATCCTTGATGGCCGCGTGCAGAGCATCGGCAGCCAGGTTGGAACAGTGCATCTTGATGGGCGGCAGGCCACCCAGCGCCTCCGCGACCGCCCTGTTCGTTATCTTCATGGCCTCTTGGAGCGTCTTGCCCTTCACCAGTTCCGTCACCATGCTCGAGGTGGCAATGGCGGCGCCACACCCGAAGGTCAGGAACTTGATGTCCTCTATACGGTTATCTTTCACCCGAATGGTGATCTTCATCAGATCCCCGCACACCGGGTTGCCCACCGTACCCACCCCATCGGGGTCAGGGATCTCTCCCACGTTGCGCGGATTGGTGAAGTGCTCCATCACTTTCTGGCTGTACACTGTGATCCCCCCAACCACTTCACGGTACCCGGCTGCTCCATAGGGGCGACATGGCCCGCAGCCGGGCTACGATCTCGGCCAGGGAATCGGCCACGTAAGCGGTGTCCTCTTCCGTGGTGGACATCCCCACCGTCATACGCAGGGAGCCGTGGGCCACCTCATGCGGAATCCCCATGGCCAGCAACACGTGAGAGGGTTCCAGAGACCCCGACGTGCAGGCTGATCCAGAGGAAGCAGCTATCCCCTTCATGTCCAGGTTCAGCAGCATCGATTCTCCTTCCACGTAGCGGACGCTGATGTTCAGGTTGTTGGGCAACCTCCGCGTGGGATGCCCGTTCAGGCGCACCTCGGGTACCTTCTCCTGGATGCGCTCCCACAGGACATCCCGTACCCGGCGGTAGTGCTCCACCCGCTCGTCGAAGTGCAACCGGGCCAGTTCGGCAGCCTTACCCAGCCCCACGATACCCGGGACCCCCTCCGTGCCAGCCCTGCGCTTGCGCTCGTGCGCTCCACCGTGCTGTAGCGGCGTCAGCCGCACCCCCCGGCGCACGTAAAGGGCGCCCACACCCTTGGGCCCGTAAATCTTGTGTCCCGAAAGGGAAAGCAAGTCTACACCCAGGGCATGGACGTCTATGGGCACCTGCCCAACCGCCTGCACCGCATCGGTGTGAAACCGCACGCCCCGCTCCCGGCAGATGCGGGCGATCTCGGCCACTGGCTGCACCGTCCCCACCTCGTTGTTGGCCGCCATGATCGACACCAGGATGGTGGAGGGAGTGATGGCGCGCCCCACCTCTTCCGGGTCCACCATGCCGTACCGGTCGACAGGGAGGTAAGTGGCGCGGAACCCCTGCTTCTCCAGCCACTCCACCGTGTGGAGGACAGCGTGATGCTCCACAGTCGATGTGATGATGTGGTCGCCCTTGTCGCGCAACTCCCACGCCGTACCCTTGATGGCGAGGTTGTCGGCCTCGGTACCACCGCTGGTGAACACTATCTCCTCGGCGTCTGCCCCAATGAGCGCAGCCACCTGCGCCCTGGCCGTATCCACCCCTGCCCGCGCCTCCCGGCCGAAGGAGTGGATGCTGGAAGGGTTGCCCCAATCCTGCAACATGTAGCGCCTCATCACTTCCACCACTTCCGGGTGGACAGGAGTGGTCGCCGCATGATCAAGGTACACGCGCCGCATCTAACCGCCCCTTTCCTCGCCTGCTGATCTCCGGACCGATCCGCCAGGTGTGGCCTCCCCCGGTGATAAAACGGCATGTCCTCCCTCTGCCCGCAGTCGCACCGGGCGTACCTCTGCCCGTACTGGGCCCGGCCCCTCTACCGACACCGGAGCCGGGCACGCGTCTCCCGGCACCGGAGCGGGGCATCCGCCCTCGTTCGGCACTGCGTCTTCGCAACCTGTCTCACCGGCTTCCCGGCAGAGGTCGGCCAGCGTGATGGAATCCAGCACCCTGGCGATGCTCTGGGAAACCCGCTCCCAAACACCCCGGGCCACGCATCCCTCCGCCCGGCCGCAGTGTTCCACGCCGGCTCCCGGGACAGTGCAGTCTGTCACCGCGATGGGGCCCTCGAGGACCCGCACCACATCGCCCACCGTGATCTCCTGCGCTGGACGGGCCAACTGGTATCCACCCTGGGCACCCCGCACACTGCGAACCAGACCGGCCTCCCGGAGCGGGCCCACCAGTTGCTCCAGGTAGTGCTGCGACAGTCCCTGCCTCCGGGCGATGACATGCAGAGGGAGCGGGCCCCCGCGGGCAGAACGGGCCAGTTCGTACATCGCCTTGACTCCGTATCTTCCTTTCGTAGAAAGCTTCATGCCGACCTGGTCCCTCTGCTTTCCCGTACCGGCAATCCCGAGCAAAATACTCAAGATTTCACCCCCATGTTATCATCGCCCCGCCCACCTGTCAACTAAGAAGCCGGCGCCCGGCACGGGAGCCGGCGGGGGGCCGGGTGCAACCCCGCAAATTCCACATGTGGTATACTGGGCGGCAGCAAGGTCTCGGCAGGAGCAGGTTG of the Bacillota bacterium genome contains:
- a CDS encoding M28 family peptidase, producing MRDPVDHVRELAVGIGPRGATTEGERRGSEYARREMERWAASVKVEPFASCPSLSWPWGLVALLLLASSVLIWVRPWLAVATAAAGFVAFAGLARGSFEVGRLFPGRPSRNVLGIVRPRGEVRHRVILAAHVDTTRSALFYHPRRLHLFRLNHILNITTSGGLLLFSLLAALRIPPAVVWWQVLSLPLAVIALYGGYVLLHRELFCDYIPGANDNASGVAVALSVGEAVAAEPLETTELWCLITGCEEVGYAVGMDRFVRAHIGELRDADILVLDSVGAGHIRYLTGEGIMGYLPMAPDLVSLAAEVAGTFPEWDIRGTRFGLGYTDATPALMRGLRALALFTLDDRGLIRNYHWPSDTLENIEAETLRRVTTYTLALVRAIDRRRATGDSTPPVSGTRHSHGGGGTS
- a CDS encoding DUF554 domain-containing protein; translated protein: MTGTLINTATVIAGGTAGTLLGNRLPARVRETVMDALGLTTILIGLKMALETSNVLLLLGNLLLGGIVGELLDIDAALNRLARRLEERIFARSSGKAGTGGQFARGFVTASLVFCVGPMTIMGSIQDGLTGDYSTLAIKAMLDGFAALAFASSLGMGVTFSALVVLVYQGSLTLAATWAQAILTPPMVAEMTATGGLLIFAIGLGLLELKRIRVANLLPAIFLAPALVALLN
- the ruvX gene encoding Holliday junction resolvase RuvX — translated: MTAVASRGMILDGERLLGRIMALDVGSKTIGVAVSDPLELTGQGIGVIRRRNREHDLGEVLRLVREWGVTELVVGLPLSLDGSRGPQAQQAENFARRLEAATGLPVRLQDERLTTRQAERLLIHADLSRRRRRQVIDKTAAVLILESYLASRHARSQRPGFTRADDQPLSQLSEQHSVEQGDQRRGQEDRGEQVGDPDAL
- a CDS encoding AI-2E family transporter, giving the protein MGRRTLALVGFCGAAVLLLYLVRRTLPPFLGALALVYLLNPAVVWLQKRGLGRTAAIAAVYAGMAAAAAAFLLGFLPRLLAELGMAASQLPLYLDGLSRWVSGLQARFAAPWLPAALRAAVNDAVLTAQAAMLSSARDAVRGAMSSAPVVASFLLSPFLAYFFLRDLEAIKAWLFCLVPWHLGEKGWRAVAEIDRAVGGFFRGQVIVAGVVGLLVAAAMFVLGMPFPLLLGLVAGLTDLVPYFGPVLGSIPAVLLALTRGPAMVIKVVAVLVVIQQLEAGLLTPRIVGQRTGLHPLVVAGAVLAGGWLGGLTGMILAVPAAGVLRPLVSLAYQCWVDTPDRDRHGGRQR
- the mnmA gene encoding tRNA 2-thiouridine(34) synthase MnmA; the encoded protein is MNRRADGDRVLVAMSGGVDSSVAAALLVEAGFSVVGITMKLPGEEAGVEKVCCSLEAAEGARQVAARLGIPYYVLDMREEFERLVVQHFIQEYLAGRTPNPCVVCNRVIKLGVLWDRARALECEFLATGHYARVLASPAGRYLLWRGRDRRKDQSYVLYNLDQEQLAHLLLPLGNLAKAEVREMARKRGFPTAGRPESQEVCFIPGGDYREFLRSRLGERVFAPGPIVSTDGEVLGEHPGVAFFTVGQRRGLGVRRPGPWYVVEIRPRENALVVGRQAELLGRSLEGEDARFIPFDWPDGPLEVEAQVRYRGPALPALVTPLPERRVRVDFREPQRAIAPGQAVVFYQGDAVVGGATIAQPCGERTGWDGPPSLSPGGRQE
- the nifS gene encoding cysteine desulfurase NifS, with the protein product MRRVYLDHAATTPVHPEVVEVMRRYMLQDWGNPSSIHSFGREARAGVDTARAQVAALIGADAEEIVFTSGGTEADNLAIKGTAWELRDKGDHIITSTVEHHAVLHTVEWLEKQGFRATYLPVDRYGMVDPEEVGRAITPSTILVSIMAANNEVGTVQPVAEIARICRERGVRFHTDAVQAVGQVPIDVHALGVDLLSLSGHKIYGPKGVGALYVRRGVRLTPLQHGGAHERKRRAGTEGVPGIVGLGKAAELARLHFDERVEHYRRVRDVLWERIQEKVPEVRLNGHPTRRLPNNLNISVRYVEGESMLLNLDMKGIAASSGSACTSGSLEPSHVLLAMGIPHEVAHGSLRMTVGMSTTEEDTAYVADSLAEIVARLRAMSPLWSSRVP
- a CDS encoding Rrf2 family transcriptional regulator, which encodes MSILLGIAGTGKQRDQVGMKLSTKGRYGVKAMYELARSARGGPLPLHVIARRQGLSQHYLEQLVGPLREAGLVRSVRGAQGGYQLARPAQEITVGDVVRVLEGPIAVTDCTVPGAGVEHCGRAEGCVARGVWERVSQSIARVLDSITLADLCREAGETGCEDAVPNEGGCPAPVPGDACPAPVSVEGPGPVRAEVRPVRLRAEGGHAVLSPGEATPGGSVRRSAGEERGG